Part of the Novipirellula artificiosorum genome, AGGCCTTGCCCGATGGCACAACGGTCGGCGCGGTCTGTGACGCGCCCGTGAATCTGCTCAGCTTGTACCCGACGCTGATCGATCTGTGTGGGCTCGATTCGAAACCAGACAACGATGGCCCGAGTTTGTTGCCATTGTTGATCACCCCTTCTAGAAAGGACTGGTTGCACCCGAGCGTAACCTTCTTGGCACAACCGGGCAGTTACAGTGTCAGCGGTCGGACGCACCGCTACATCCATTACCACGATGGTAGCGAGGAATTCTACGAGATCGACAGCGATCCCTATGAGTGGACGAACCTCGCCTCGGATGAGGCGTCGACGGCGCTGCTTGCCGATTTTCGAGAACGATCGCCGAAGACGTTTCACGAGCGAGTCGAACCGTCGATCGATTCACTCACGAAGCTGCTTTGGGTTCCCGACCGCGATCAGCCAACACCGCCATCCGTTCCGGATGGCAATCCATTTTCCGTTTACTTCACCAATCAACGCGACCAACCGGTTCAGTTGTGCTGGATGGATCTGGCAGGCAAACCGAAGTCTTACGGAACGATTGAATCGGGTGAACAAAAAGCCCAACAAACGCGTCCTGGTGCGGTTTGGCTGATTCGCGATGCGGCAACCCAGCAACCTCTGGGTTACTTCGTCGTTGACGATCGGACGGCTCAAGCGATCGTGCCCAAGTAGCCCTCTAAAGCCTGGGCTTCTTGACCGGTTTTCGAATCGAACGCCCTTTTGAGAAACACCCAACTTTGCTCACAAACCCTTCGATGGAATCGTCATGAAGTACGCATTCCTAGCCCAGATGATTCGTTGGAGTGGTAGGCTTTAGCCGATTGCGGCTGGACCTTGCTGAATCGGCTAAAGCCTACAACTCCAACGTGCGCAGTCTGTTCCTTACTCAATCGATGTAAGCTGATTGCATACAAAGGGTTACGGGGAATAGGTTTGGACGGATGAATAATCCGGGCTAGCTGGACAGCGCCACTTTGTGGGCATTTGCTGTAATTTGCCGAATCAATCTCGGACTGAGCGGCGAGCGTGGGCGATGCCATCTGGCACTGCCATCTGGCAACACACGCCACGCCCGCGAACGTCATGTTGCGATGCTTAAGACATCAACAACTGCCGAGCCTTGTCGTCATCGACGTCGGTGATGAACGCAATGCCGGTCTCCTCTTCCGTTTCGCGGTTCGCCGCAACGATGTCGCTGCGGTCGACTTGAGAAAGCGAGAATTTTCTTGCACCGGCCATCAACTGCTGCAGGCCTGCGGCCAATTTATCAGCCAACGTCCAGATCGCTATCGCACCGTAGGGCACGTTCTTCATCTCGTCTTTGCCTAACCGATTTTGCACTTCATGGTAACCAGCAAAAATTTCATCCGCTGAGTGTCCAATCTCTCGCACCGTCGCAGGCAATTTATCCCATGTGCCATGAACCGTATCACGGCGGACCAATTCGCCATCAACAATCGCTTCCCCCTCTTCGCCCTTCAACACACCTTCGACGTTCGAGCCAACAAATCCAGGGATCATCAAAGCACGCCCCATGCAGATTAACTTCGTAAAGGGTGCGCCGAGGGCCAAGGCTTTGAAGAGATGATCTTCACGAGCCAACCCGCCTGCGAACGCCATGTCGACGACGTTCTTCCCGGCATTGGCCAAGATTTGTCCATACTGATTTGCTTTCGCATGTAGCAACACCGAGGGCACGCCCCAGGTTTCCATCATGTTCCAGGGACTCATTCCCGTTCCACCGCCGCTGCCATCGATCGTTAACAAATCCAGGTTCGTTTCGCTGGCATACTTGATCGCCATTGCCAGGCCTTCCATGCCGTACGATCCGGTCTTCAACGTAATCCGCTCATATCCAAGACCACGCAGGTAGTCAACCGATTGCATGAAGTTCTCATGCACCGCGGCTTCGCTTCGAAGATCGGTGTAGCCGAGCCGACTGTGACGAGCAAACGCGCGGATGGCATTTCGATCAAACGCATCCTTCACTTCCGGTAGCGACGGATCGGGGTCAACCACATACCCACGTTCTTTCAGGAACATCGCGTAGTCGTACGTGCTGACTTGGATCTCGCCGCCAATGTTCTTTGCGCCCTGTCCCCACTTCAGTTCGATCGTGACTTTATCGCCATACTTGTCCACGACATATTCCGCAACGCCGTTACGAGTATCTTCCACGTTCAACTGAACAATGACGGCTCCAAAGCCATCGTAGTAGCGCAGGAAGGTGTCAATGCGGCGATCAAGTTCGGGGGCTTTCTTGACGCATCCCTTTTCGATGACGGATTGTCGGTCGACACCAACAACGTTTTCTCCAACCACGATCGGAAAGCCCACCAGAGCGGCACCCGTTGCGAACGATTCCCAATACTTCGCGGCAATAATCGTTGACCCAAGTGCTCCGGTCATTAACGGCACGCGAGCTTTGGTCTTTATCTTGGACCCGTATTCGGTTTCGACCGAGACGTTTGGGAACACGCAATCGTCGGCCGAGTCGGACAATCCCGGCGGAAGCCCCTTTGCACCGTAAACACCACCTTGGATTCGCAAATTGTTGTAATTCACGCCGACGTGCGTGGTGTTGCCGCTGCCGGCCGTGACCAATCCAAAGTCACGGGGATAGAGCAGTTTGCGCCCCACCAAGCTGCCAAGCCAAGTCTCGCACTTTCCTTTACAATCCGCTCGGCACAGGGTACACAACCCCGACTCACACGGATTACCACGGTTGGTTGTTCCCAATACGTCATTTGATCTGATCCACTCCGCCACGGTAAACCTCACAACATCCAAGAAGAAAATGGCATACAAGTCGACATCAAGATGCCGACGCACGATGCCAGATTATAGGCGGATGCAGTAGTGCAAATGCACAAACAGTCAAGACTGCGACTAATTGACACACTTGCCGTTCTCATGCCCTCGGCACTCGCGCAAGCAGTAGAACGGGCTCGAGTGAACAACCCGTTGAACCGAGAACGGCCACCGCATCATGGAAAAGGTGCTAGTGGACCGTCAAGCTTAGAACTGCGAGTTGGTACGTAGTGGACTTCGCCAGAAGTCCCTAAGAATATTTGAGTTACGGATTTCTGGCGAAATCCACTACCCTAGAATTTAATGCTGACGGTCCACTAGAAGGTCAACACGGCGTCGACCGCAAAGGTGAACTGATCGTCCTTGTCGCCTGAGTCAAAGGGAAGACCCTTTGGGCCCAGCGGCCCGCCCAAGTCAAAGTAGTCCCACCGGACCTCGGGGCGGATCCGTAGGTTGGGATGTGGTATGTAAGTCAAGCCATAGGTCAACTCGTAGAAGTCACCGACATAGCCGAAACCATCGTTGGCGTTGATTGCAAGAGCGGGGTAGTTGCCTGGACCCGCGATCTTCATGCCATCGTCGTCGCGAATGACTTCGAACCGTAGATTGGACGACCATCGAGGATTGATCGTGTAAAGGAGGTACTGATTCAATCCGTACCACTCCGCGTGATCGCCAAGGTTAACGGGCGTGTTTTGTTCGATCCCCAAGTTATGGACACCCACGTAGCGCAATTTCTTGGTCAGCTGGCGCTGATAAACCAAACTGTAAACAAAACGGTCCTGGTCACCGGGGATCCCATTCCAATCTGGTGTCATGCCGGGATCCTGTGGCCCAAAATTACATGCCCAAGCGATCGAGCTCTTTTTATCGAGACTCTCCCACTTGATCCCCCCCATGAAGTCCCAAGAGTCGTTCAAGTCCTCAAACATAAACCAACCGCGATGTAATCCGGCTTGAACGGAAAGCTGATCGGTCAGCTGATAGTCCGCCAAGAAACCGGTGACCAATTGCGGAACCGTGTAGGCGTAAGAGTAAGAGTGAGAATAGAACGGATTGGCAACCGCTGGGACGGATTCGTAATCAAGAATCGCTGCCATGTGCCCAAACTTGACCGACAGATCGTTGTAGGCAACCTCAAGGTATCCCTGCGGAATGACCAATCCGTAGTCCTGGTTGGCACCGTTGATGCGGTCCTCCAAACCGTGATTGACTCCGAAACGGAAATCCGTGCCATAGGTCATGTCAAGATGACCGCCCCATGCCCAACCGTTGCCGCCATTATCAGCCGGCCGATGGAGCCAGAGCCAGAACTGATTCAGTTGATACCGATCGTCCCAGTCGTTGGTTCCCAAAGGACCGTTGAATCCGTCTTCGGGGTTGCTGGCGTTGGACGTAAACCCCTGTTGCAACCAACCGCCAACTTTGAAACCGGACTGCTGCAGAAAACAAGGTTGTGGCATGCTCCATGGCTCGGCCGCTGCACAGCCAGATGCTTGGCAGCACAAGCCGTCACATGGCATTTCTATCGCATCGCAAGGGCCCGTCGTATCGCAACCACTGCAGCCGACATCGGGGGTCGATCCCAGCTCGCGACACACATTGCAGGCTGCTGCCGCATTTGCCGTTAGAAGAGTGAACACCATTGCCGCAATCACTCCCACGCAGGCGATTCGCGTCATGAGCTTAGCCAAGTTCATCCTCTACACTCCCTGCCTGAGACAAATCAATTAATCGCTACAAGTGGTTGTTCAACGAATACAGTCCGTTGTCCTGCTTCGTCGGTCGGAGTGGAGGACGTACTTGAGATCGAAACGCGTGTGACCCATTGCAAATGGAAAGCTTTCCCTCCGCTGGGTAGGAACCCAACGACAATGAGGATTCTTTGTGCTTGCAGGACGATGCAAGAACCGAGCCAAACCGAATCGTAGCGAACTGTCGACGGTTTCCTCTCAATTGCGGCATCGCCTCACTTAACCTATATTGTGGCGAGCGAGTCGATGGATGAGTGCACATTCCCACGATCTCAGAAGCCATCCACATCCGGACTCGCCTCTCACGCTCAAACGATCTCGAACCACCGACAAGCTCATGCCAATCCAGTGGTTCCCGGGCCACATGCACAAAGCTCGGCTTGAAATCCAGGCAATGCTTCCCAAGGTGGACGTGGTCATCGAAATCCTGGACGCGAGGATTCCCTATTCAAGCGAGAATCCAATGCTCGCCGAATTGCGGGGAAACAAACCCTGCTTAAAGGTTTTGGCGAAAAGCGATCTTGCGGACGAGACCATGACCGCGACTTGGCAAGCCCACTTCGAGGCAACCGCTGGCGTCCGCGCCCATGCGGTCACCACCGAAGACGTTCCCACGATACGACAACTGAAATTGATCGCTGCCAGAATGGTGCCGCACCGAGAGGGCAAGACGATGAACGCCATGATCGTTGGCATTCCTAACGTCGGCAAATCGACAATCCTTAATTATCTGGCGGGGCGCAAAATTGCCAAAACGGGCAACACTCCGGCGATCACCAAGCAACAACAACGAGTCAATATTGGCGACGGCATCACGCTGCTGGACACGCCCGGCATGCTCTGGCCCAACGTCCACAACGTGAATAGCGGATACCGCCTAGCCTTAATCGGTTCCATCAAAGAAACGGCCATCGACTATGCCGATATCGGTTTCTTTGGCGTTCGCTACATGCTAACGCATTATCCAGAACGACTGAGGGAACGCTACGATTTGGATTCGCTGCCCGAGACCGAGTTGGAGACGATCGAAGCAATCGGACGAAAGCGAGGATGTCTCGGCAAGAACAACCAGGTTGATATCGATCGCGCTTCGCGGATTCTTGTCACGGAACTGCGCTCCGGCGGACTCGGACGGCTGACCCTCGAAACACCGGAAATCATGGAGCACGAGAAAGCACGCACGGCAGCCGAGATCGCCGAGAAGGCAGAGCAGGCCACTCAAAAAGATGCCAAGCGAAAAAAGCGATTTCGTGACCAGCAACGAGCGAAGCGAAAATCACGCGAGATGAACTGAGCTTCGCCAAAAGAAGGTCGCGGGTTTCCCGCAATCCGATCTTGTTGTATTCGCATCCCCAAATTCATGTTCAGATCGACGGGCCCACGGACTCGTACAACTTTGCCAAGCGGTGGGCGTGTTCGTCGTAGGCGGACTCAAAAAGTTCCACCGCTCGTTCGGCACCGACGGTGCAACCCGCGGACAACACTTTGGGCGGTTGCCCCGCAGCACTCAACCGGGCGGCCACCTCCGCCTTCATGCAATTGATCAGCAAGCACCCGCCGATGGTCGAACCCGGTGCGACCGGAGTGTCCAGGTTGTCGACGTGAACCATCGCGTCGCCAGCGGGTGCCCCGGTATCAAGCACCAAATCGGCCACGTCCGCCAATTTCAACCCGCCGGCGTGTTTGGTCGCGCTCGCGTCACTATGCGATTGGCTAACCACCGCGACCACGCGGACACCGCGACGTTTGAACTGCTCAGCCATTTCGATCGGCACCACGTTGCAGCCGCTGCTGCTACAGACCAGCGCAGTGTCTTGCGTCGAGAGATCGAAATTACGCAAGATGCGCTCTGCCAATCCCGGCACATTCTCTAAGAACATCGCTTGCCGTTGACCGTTGGCTCCGACGACTAAGTTGTGGAACGTCAATGACAATTCGACGATGGGGTTGAACCCCGGAAACGATCCGTAGCGAGGCCAGAGCTCTTCGATCAGGATCCGGCTGTGGCCGCTGCCAAACGCATGGACCATCCGTCCGGCAAGAATGGTTTCCGCAAACCAATCGGCTGCTTGAGAGATATTCGGTAGTTGTTGCTGGACAATCCCAAGCAAGTTTTCGCTCGCCGAAAGATAGCGTTCCGCAGGAGAGGCCGAAGCTCGATCTAGGGAAGGGGCTCGATTCATAGAAGGGGCTTTACTCAGGAAGGTTTCCTTCGGTCACAGACCAACCGCCATCGACCTCGATGACTTGCCCTGTGACAAACTTGGATTCGTTGGATAGTAAAAAAACGGCTGCCCCATCCATGTCGGTTGGCTTGCCGACGCGGCCACCGTCGAGTGGCTGTTTGCGGCAAGCAAATTCCGAGATGGCTTCGTTTCCGACGGCTCGGGTCGCCATCGGAGTGTCCACCAAACCAGGAGCAATGACATTGAATCGAATGTTGTTCGTCGCGTATGCCGATGCCGCCGAGCGGGTCAGCCCGATGATGCCAGCCTTGGTGGCCGCGTAGGTGATCGTGCTGAAGTATCGTGGCGAAGGATGGTTGGCCAATACGCTTGATAGGTTCACCACCGAACCGCCATCTCCTTGGGCGAGAAACTGCTTGGTCGCAGCGCGGTTGGAATACAGGACACTTGCCAAGTTGAGCCGCAGGGTGAAGTCAATTCCCTCATCGGTCAACTCGTGTAGCGGCCCATCGCCGAACTTGCGTCCGCTGCCACCAGCGACATGGTAGAGAGCATCGAGTCGGCCGAAAACACGAACCGCTTCTTGCACAGCATGCTCAGCCGTCGCCGATTCTGCGGCATCCCCATCGAGGACCCAAACCTTATCGGAAACATGATGGTCATCGAAGCAGCGCTGCGCCGCGGCGATCGATTGTTGCTGGCGTCCCACGACGACGAGGTTTGCACCTTCCTGCAGACATGCCAGCGATGCGGAACGTCCAATGCCACCGGTACCACCGATGATAACGATGGTTTGATTCGCGAGTCTCATGTTCGGAACCCCGTAGAGAAGGACATCAATTGAAACCGCAATGATATCGCCCGTGTTCGTGGCTTCCAGCCGCTGGCTCTCTTTTGCATGCCGGTGGAGCTACCGCCAACTCGCTTGCC contains:
- a CDS encoding glutamate synthase-related protein, whose amino-acid sequence is MGRKLLYPRDFGLVTAGSGNTTHVGVNYNNLRIQGGVYGAKGLPPGLSDSADDCVFPNVSVETEYGSKIKTKARVPLMTGALGSTIIAAKYWESFATGAALVGFPIVVGENVVGVDRQSVIEKGCVKKAPELDRRIDTFLRYYDGFGAVIVQLNVEDTRNGVAEYVVDKYGDKVTIELKWGQGAKNIGGEIQVSTYDYAMFLKERGYVVDPDPSLPEVKDAFDRNAIRAFARHSRLGYTDLRSEAAVHENFMQSVDYLRGLGYERITLKTGSYGMEGLAMAIKYASETNLDLLTIDGSGGGTGMSPWNMMETWGVPSVLLHAKANQYGQILANAGKNVVDMAFAGGLAREDHLFKALALGAPFTKLICMGRALMIPGFVGSNVEGVLKGEEGEAIVDGELVRRDTVHGTWDKLPATVREIGHSADEIFAGYHEVQNRLGKDEMKNVPYGAIAIWTLADKLAAGLQQLMAGARKFSLSQVDRSDIVAANRETEEETGIAFITDVDDDKARQLLMS
- a CDS encoding porin, coding for MTRIACVGVIAAMVFTLLTANAAAACNVCRELGSTPDVGCSGCDTTGPCDAIEMPCDGLCCQASGCAAAEPWSMPQPCFLQQSGFKVGGWLQQGFTSNASNPEDGFNGPLGTNDWDDRYQLNQFWLWLHRPADNGGNGWAWGGHLDMTYGTDFRFGVNHGLEDRINGANQDYGLVIPQGYLEVAYNDLSVKFGHMAAILDYESVPAVANPFYSHSYSYAYTVPQLVTGFLADYQLTDQLSVQAGLHRGWFMFEDLNDSWDFMGGIKWESLDKKSSIAWACNFGPQDPGMTPDWNGIPGDQDRFVYSLVYQRQLTKKLRYVGVHNLGIEQNTPVNLGDHAEWYGLNQYLLYTINPRWSSNLRFEVIRDDDGMKIAGPGNYPALAINANDGFGYVGDFYELTYGLTYIPHPNLRIRPEVRWDYFDLGGPLGPKGLPFDSGDKDDQFTFAVDAVLTF
- the ylqF gene encoding ribosome biogenesis GTPase YlqF; translated protein: MPIQWFPGHMHKARLEIQAMLPKVDVVIEILDARIPYSSENPMLAELRGNKPCLKVLAKSDLADETMTATWQAHFEATAGVRAHAVTTEDVPTIRQLKLIAARMVPHREGKTMNAMIVGIPNVGKSTILNYLAGRKIAKTGNTPAITKQQQRVNIGDGITLLDTPGMLWPNVHNVNSGYRLALIGSIKETAIDYADIGFFGVRYMLTHYPERLRERYDLDSLPETELETIEAIGRKRGCLGKNNQVDIDRASRILVTELRSGGLGRLTLETPEIMEHEKARTAAEIAEKAEQATQKDAKRKKRFRDQQRAKRKSREMN
- a CDS encoding sugar isomerase domain-containing protein, encoding MNRAPSLDRASASPAERYLSASENLLGIVQQQLPNISQAADWFAETILAGRMVHAFGSGHSRILIEELWPRYGSFPGFNPIVELSLTFHNLVVGANGQRQAMFLENVPGLAERILRNFDLSTQDTALVCSSSGCNVVPIEMAEQFKRRGVRVVAVVSQSHSDASATKHAGGLKLADVADLVLDTGAPAGDAMVHVDNLDTPVAPGSTIGGCLLINCMKAEVAARLSAAGQPPKVLSAGCTVGAERAVELFESAYDEHAHRLAKLYESVGPSI
- a CDS encoding SDR family NAD(P)-dependent oxidoreductase → MRLANQTIVIIGGTGGIGRSASLACLQEGANLVVVGRQQQSIAAAQRCFDDHHVSDKVWVLDGDAAESATAEHAVQEAVRVFGRLDALYHVAGGSGRKFGDGPLHELTDEGIDFTLRLNLASVLYSNRAATKQFLAQGDGGSVVNLSSVLANHPSPRYFSTITYAATKAGIIGLTRSAASAYATNNIRFNVIAPGLVDTPMATRAVGNEAISEFACRKQPLDGGRVGKPTDMDGAAVFLLSNESKFVTGQVIEVDGGWSVTEGNLPE